acgattttttaaaacggcacGTAGCATAACTcgaacaattttcattcaatCGATTTAAACTTGTTACCACATATCGATACCTTACTTTGAAAACCTCGTAAGtgcaattttttgtaaaattgaaCTTTATGCGTCATTAcattaaagttaatttgtaTATCCATGACCGTATCCATGGCCGTATCCATGGCCGTATCCATGGCAGTTTTTtcgtgttgttttttttttgtcaacaaTTATCAATTCGTATCTTTTTCAACATATGTCAATGTTCTCTGTAAAAGTTAATTCtcaatacatttttctataaaaacaGTGTTAATCTCATccttttttttcgttaaagTGTGTGCGTCTCGAATATAAAAAGGTAAGACAATATTTAGAacatttagacatttttttggtccttcgagccggatctTGCGATTTTCAGACAAATTtgcaagattttaaaattagtgtaTCTTTATTTCGTTCAATTTCGTTGATTCGTCGGTTATAGTGTCAATATCTACGtaatattttagttaattaaaatgacCGAGTCAAAAAATCCAGACGTTTTATTCGAACGGCAAAATGACTTATATGGACTCATTAACCGAACAATAGACAATCTAAAAGAACTCGCGATCGTGAAACGCACGCGCGCTGCCGTAAAGACCCGTCTTGAACGCCTAGAAGTTAACTGGGAAGagtttaatgaaaatcataaatttttatctaaatataAATTGGATTATACCgaaacaatatatttttcagaagatttattttctttgtgcGAAGAATcttatttaaatacaaaaagcGAAATGATTGAATTATTAGAGAGCAACGAAGAGTCACTTTCAATACCTGAAAAGGTTCTCGTTACTGAAAAAGCTCAAACAGCACCATTTCGCACTCGTAATCTTCCGGTTATTAATCTTCCGAAATTCGACGGTGACTTCGCAAACTGGACTCAATTtcgtgatttatttaattcaatggTTTATCAAGATAACAATATCTCCAACGTCGAAAAGTTACAGTACTTAAAAATGTGCCTCATAAATGAACCTGCtcgtttaatcaaaaatttgttaattacaaACGATAACATGGCAAAAGCCTGGGAAATTTTGGTAGATCGGTACGAAAACCGCCGGTTGTTAATCGACACTCAGCTTGCAGTTTTATTTAGTTCAAAATCCCTGAAAAGTGAATCATCAGTCGAGcttaaacgatttttaggAGAGATTAAAGAAGCATTAGGTGCCTTGGAAGCATTAAATTGTTCTGTTGAACATTGGGACAATCTcctagtttatttatttacaagaaAGCTTGATTCAGAATCGATTAAAGAATGGGAAAAAGTTATTGGAGGTTATCTTGAACCCCCATCTTATgtagaatttgaaaaatttcttttcaaccGCTTGAGAGCTCTTGAgtcaattgaaaaattctcatTTATTAGAAAGCCTCTTCAAAGTTCAGTTCAGAAAGGTATTGTAAAATCTTATAATGCAACTCCCTATAATGCAAGTTGCGCAATGTGTAACGCAAATCATTACTTGTCGATGTGTCAGCAATACCTTTCAAAAACACCCATTCAACGATCAGATtttatcaaatcaaaaaatctgTGCTTCAATTGTCTCGGACCGCAtttgagaaaaaattgtcgaaatATTAAACGATGCAAACTATGTAATAAAAACCATCATACGAGCTTACATGATTCAAAGCCTTCTATCAATACCTCAACTCAAGTAAAAGATTCAGATCCTAACCAAATCGATCAAAACACGCCAAGTTGTTCTAACATGCAACGTTCTGCTTCAGCATCTAGTCACCTGATCAACTCTCATCATATTAACACCCCAGTACTTTTAGCTACTGCGATGATTGGGATATTTTCCGAAACGGGCGAATCAGTAACTGTGAGAGCGTTGATAGATCAGGGTTCAGAAGTCTGTTTTATATCAGAGTCTTTAGTTCAAAGGCTGAATTTACCTCGAAAAACAGCATCGATACCAATTTCCGGAGTTGGGTCTCAACGCACGATCATGTCTCACGGGTCCgtaagaataaatttattttctaaaataaataatcaaacaaCATTTAATGATGAAGCGTTAATCTTGCCTAAATTAACTTCATACTTGCCAAAAAAACCTTCAATAAATCTAGACTTCaatcttgattcattaaatttgGCCGATCCTCAACGactaaaattgaattaattttgggAGTCAGTATTTACTCAAGAATCATTGAAATcggtattattaaaaatattgacgGTTCGTTGGTTGCCCAACAGACAAGTTTGGGTTGGATTATTTCGGGAATTCTCTCAGACCAACAAGTAACAGATAATAGTCGTTACGGATTCAATTGTTCCATTGATCACGAGCTGCTCGAAGTCATGCAATCATTCTGGAAACAGGAAGAATATCAAACTCAATTACCTTATGCGTCATCAGAGGAGTACGAATgtgaagaacattttaaaaatactcatGATCGTGATATTTCCGGTAGATTTGTTGTTCGATTACCGTTTCGAAAGCCTCCGAAAGAGCTTGGAAATTCGCTTGACATAGCGCTTAAGTCATTCAATCGGTTAGAGTTACGATTcgctaaaaatgaaaaattaaaaacggaATACAGCAAATTTATGAAAGAATACCTCGATCTCGACCATATGCGCCAAATTACTTCTTGCTTAGATCAACCACATTTTTATCTACCTCATCATGGAGTAATACGTGAATCTAGTACAACAACAAAACTCAGAGTTGTTTTCAATGGTTCTCAAAAATCGTCTTCGGGTTTGTCTTTGAATGATTGTCTAAATGTTGGACCGAAACTGCAGACGGAATTAGTTGATGTACTTTTACGCTGGAGGCGACATCCGATTGTATTTGCCTGCGATCTGGAGAAAATGTATCGCCAGATTCGAGTACATCAGGATGATTGGCCCTTTCAGCAAATCCTATGGCGTGAAAAGCCATCCgatgaattaaaaacttaTCAACTCTGTACGGTGACTTATGGATTATCAAGTGCTCCGTATTTAGCATTGAAATGTATTAAACAATTAGCTGaagaaaatcaagaaaagTTTCCTCAAGGGTTTGAAGTTCTTCGTTACAACACATATGTTGATGACATACTTTCAGGCGCTGAAACTGCTGAAGAAGCACATGAAATCATATATCAGCTAAATACAGTATTGAAAATGGGCGGATTTACAGCCAGAAAGTGGATATCGAATGAAACAGATGTATTGAATATCATACCTTCAAAATTACTTGCTGAAACCTCAACTTGTGAATTTAAGGAAAATCACGCTATTCACACATTGGGCTTGTTGTGGGATAACCATAAAgacgaatttttatttaaatgtaattcTTTCCATAACGAAACCGACCAAGTAACAAAACGAAATGTTTTATCTTTCATTGCACGTTTGTATGACCCTCTTGGTTGGCTTTCCCCTTTGATCACATCGGCCAAAGTATTGATACAGGAATTATGGATACAACATCTTGACTGGGATGATATTCTTCCATTAGAACTGAAAATtcgttggaataatttaagaaaagaatTCAGTAAAATCAATACGATCCGCATACCGCGATGGATCGGAACGTCCAGTCGAGCAACCTCAATTGAACTTCACGGTTTCGCGGACGCGTCCATCATTGCTTACGGAGCAGTGTTATATCTTCGCGTTTCAATTCAGAATGAATTGCGCGTATCAATTTTAGTGTCAAAGTCTAAAGTATCACCTCTTAAACGCGTAACAATTCCGCGATTAGAATTATGCGCCGCGGTCTTACTCGTGCGATTGTTAAAAAGAGTGCAATCGGTCTTAAAACTTTGTGAACATTCAATTTACTTATGGACTGATTCAACAGTAGTGCTATCATGGATTCGCGGCCATCCTTCTCGATGGAAAGACTATGTAAGAAACCGGGTTACGGAAATACATGAGGTGTCGGGAGTACACTGGAACTACGTGCCAGGTGAGGACAATCCAGCGGACCTAGTTTCGCGAGGGGTCACGATGATGAAACTTCAATCCAATTCGTCTTGGTGGTCCGGACCCTGTTGGCTCATGTATCCATCAACTCAGTGGCCAAAAGAATCTCCAAGTCCTCCTAGTCAAGTCGATCTTGAGCAACGTGTCACAATTCCAGTTTCCAACTCAGCCATTCGGAAGAACCAGGGCtgggatttaaaaaataagtattCTTCGTTAACAAGACTCCTAAGAGTGACTGCATGGTGCGCAAGAGTGTTTGACAAAAATAATCTTCTTTCGAGTGTTTCAGGAGTTTTATCAGCAGATGAGTTAAATCGAGCATTACTATTTTGGGTTAAAGAATGCCAAAATTTAGAGTTTGCTGAAGAATTTATTCTACTAAGATCGAAGCGGACCATCACTCGTACCAGTTCTCTCTATCGTTTGAACCCTTTCCTTGATGGGGATGGATTTTTGCGGATCACAGGCCGACTTAAGTTTTCCAATTTGGATTACGATGAAAAGCATCTTATTATCTTGCCGAAGTTTTCTACAATCACTATATTAATCATCGATTATTACCACAAAACCACATTGCATGGTGGTGTACAGCTCACGTTAGCTTCAATTAGACGTCGATTTTGGATCATTGGTGGTCGAGTTTCCGTTAAGTCACTGATTCATCGTTGTATGATTTGCGCTCGACAACGTGTGGTAACGAGCCAACAACTTATGGGCCAACTTCCCTCCCCACGAGTTAACCAATCGAGACCTTTTCTTCATACTGGCGTTGATTATGCTGGACCGTTTCTTCTCCGAACTGTTCGAGGACGTAGCTATAAAACGTATAAAAGCTATTTAATcttgtttgtttgtttaagTACCTCAGCAGTACATTTGGAATTGGCTACAGATTACTCAACAGACGGATTCATTGCTGCTTACAAGAGGTTCACAGGCCGAAGAGGTATTTCCGAATGCATGTATAGCGACAGAGGTACAAACTTTGTCGGAGCAGACAAAGAACTACGATCAATGTTCAATGCAGCATCCAATCAGTTCAAGAAGCTCGCCAACCTTTTTAGTGATAACGGTaccagatggaaattcaatCCGCCAGCGGCTCCTCACTTTGGTGGAAAATGGGAGGCCGG
The Onthophagus taurus isolate NC unplaced genomic scaffold, IU_Otau_3.0 ScKx7SY_22, whole genome shotgun sequence DNA segment above includes these coding regions:
- the LOC111418055 gene encoding uncharacterized protein, producing the protein MRWKIKLEEYDFGVVYKKGKYNANADALSRVRLNEINLASELAIEIIPDIQKPSTSKHVQGKGYRKEIKITDEQITEPMEDDDELDSNTIHTTATQEPTRSNEIQDTIINNKKRQFFLTECLSNELEINIKTREDLFSLCEESYLNTKSEMIELLESNEESLSIPEKVLVTEKAQTAPFRTRNLPVINLPKFDGDFANWTQFRDLFNSMVYQDNNISNVEKLQYLKMCLINEPARLIKNLLITNDNMAKAWEILVDRYENRRLLIDTQLAVLFSSKSLKSESSVELKRFLGEIKEALGALEALNCSVEHWDNLLVYLFTRKLDSESIKEWEKVIGGYLEPPSYVEFEKFLFNRLRALESIEKFSFIRKPLQSSVQKGIVKSYNATPYNASCAMCNANHYLSMCQQYLSKTPIQRSDFIKSKNLCFNCLGPHLRKNCRNIKRCKLCNKNHHTSLHDSKPSINTSTQVKDSDPNQIDQNTPSCSNMQRSASASSHLINSHHINTPVLLATAMIGIFSETGESVTVRALIDQGSEVCFISESLVQRLNLPRKTASIPISGVGSQRTIMSHGSTSLGWIISGILSDQQVTDNSRYGFNCSIDHELLEVMQSFWKQEEYQTQLPYASSEEYECEEHFKNTHDRDISGRFVVRLPFRKPPKELGNSLDIALKSFNRLELRFAKNEKLKTEYSKFMKEYLDLDHMRQITSCLDQPHFYLPHHGVIRESSTTTKLRVVFNGSQKSSSGLSLNDCLNVGPKLQTELVDVLLRWRRHPIVFACDLEKMYRQIRVHQDDWPFQQILWREKPSDELKTYQLCTVTYGLSSAPYLALKCIKQLAEENQEKFPQGFEVLRYNTYVDDILSGAETAEEAHEIIYQLNTVLKMGGFTARKWISNETDVLNIIPSKLLAETSTCEFKENHAIHTLGLLWDNHKDEFLFKCNSFHNETDQVTKRNVLSFIARLYDPLGWLSPLITSAKVLIQELWIQHLDWDDILPLELKIRWNNLRKEFSKINTIRIPRWIGTSSRATSIELHGFADASIIAYGAVLYLRVSIQNELRVSILVSKSKVSPLKRVTIPRLELCAAVLLVRLLKRVQSVLKLCEHSIYLWTDSTVVLSWIRGHPSRWKDYVRNRVTEIHEVSGVHWNYVPGEDNPADLVSRGVTMMKLQSNSSWWSGPCWLMYPSTQWPKESPSPPSQVDLEQRVTIPVSNSAIRKNQGWDLKNKYSSLTRLLRVTAWCARVFDKNNLLSSVSGVLSADELNRALLFWVKECQNLEFAEEFILLRSKRTITRTSSLYRLNPFLDGDGFLRITGRLKFSNLDYDEKHLIILPKFSTITILIIDYYHKTTLHGGVQLTLASIRRRFWIIGGRVSVKSLIHRCMICARQRVVTSQQLMGQLPSPRVNQSRPFLHTGVDYAGPFLLRTVRGRSYKTYKSYLILFVCLSTSAVHLELATDYSTDGFIAAYKRFTGRRGISECMYSDRGTNFVGADKELRSMFNAASNQFKKLANLFSDNGTRWKFNPPAAPHFGGKWEAGVKSVKGHLRKVIGNTLLTYEEFSTVLVQIEAVLNSRPLCSLSDDPNSYEILTPGHFLIGTALNVVPEASLYDEKTSRLSRWQHLRKIIDDFWKNWSRSYLQKMQIPTKWFESKNLPREGQLVLLQDKRYPPSKWPLARIIKLHAGSDGLERVVTVKTPTTTLTRPLTKICLLPDID